The Streptomyces cyaneogriseus subsp. noncyanogenus region CCGGGCCGCACGGCGGTCCCCGAAGCGGCGCGCAACCGCCCCTGCGGCGACCACCGCCGTGACGACCACCCCCACCGGACCCGCACGGGCCGCCGCGGGCACGCCGTGCCCCGGCCCGCGCGGCACCCACGCCGCTCCCTCCCCGCACACAGCTGCCACCCCCCTCACTCCGCACCACCTCTCTTAGGAGAATCCACATGACCCCGACCCTCCCCACCCTCACGGCCGTCCCCCAGGGGGCCGCCCGATGAGAGTCCTGCTGATCGGAGCCAACGGTTACATCGGCCGCTTCGTCGCCGACCGACTCCTCGCCGACCCCGCCGTCCAGCTCACCGCCCTCGGCCGCGGCGACGACGCCGACGTCCGCTTCGACCTCGCCACCGGCAGCCCCGGCGCGCTCACCCGCTTCCTCGACGCGGTCCAGCCCGGCGTCGTCATCAACTGCGCCGGGGCGACCCGCGGGGGCGCCCGGGAACTGACCCGCCACAACACCGTCGCGGTCGCCACCATCTGCGAGGCCCTGCGCCGCAGCAGTTGCAGCGCCCGTCTGGTGCAGATCGGCTGCGGCTCCGAGTACGGCCCCAGCCAGCCCGGCTCCTCCACCGCGGAGGACGCCGTGCCCCGCCCCGGCGGCCCCTACGGCGTGAGCAAGCTCGCCGCGACGGAGCTGGTCCTCGGCTCCGGCCTGGACGCCGTCGTCCTGCGCGTCTTCTCGCCCGCCGGCCCCGGCACGCCCGCCGGGTCCCCGCTGGGCCGCCTGGCCGAGGCCATGCGCCGCGCCATGCAGTCCGGCGACGGGGAGCTCAGGCTGGGCGGCCTCGGCGTCCAGCGCGACTTCGTCGACGTCCGCGACGTGGCCCGCGCCGTCCACGCCGCCTCCCTCTCCGCCGCGCAGGGCGTCATCAACATCGGCTCGGGCCGCGCCGTCCGGCTCCGCGACGTCGCCGCCACCCTCGCCCGTGTGGCCGGCTACGGCGGTGCCCTGCACGAGCTGGACGGCCCGCACGGCACACCGCTCAGGCCGGCCATCGGCCATCCGCGCACCGAATCCCTGAGCCACCGCGCCGAGGCCCTGACCCACCCCCGCAGCGAACTCCTCAGCCACCTCGGCCACCAGGGGCACGCGGGACCCCCCGGTCACCCGGGCCACTCCGTCGCGGCCCGCGCCGACGCCGACCACCCGCCCGCGCCCCCGGTCGCCTACCCGTACCCGGACGGCTGCGGCAGCTGGCAGCAGGCCGATGTGCGCACCGCCCGCGACCGCCTGGGCTGGCGGCCCCGCATCAACCTGGAGGAGTCCCTCGCCGACATCTGGATGGAGGCGGCATGCCGTATCTGACCAGCGCGAAAGCGGGCACGCCGAAAGCCGGTGTCGGCATCGGCTTCGGCGTCCCCGGCCTGGCGCACCCCCTCGTCGCCCCCGGTGAATGGGCGCGGCTGGCACGCCCTGGCACGCCCCTGCACTGGGTCGTCCTCGACGTCGCCGCCGGGCCCGGCGTGCGCCCCGACCCCCTGTGCCGGGAAGAGGCCGGCCGCCTCCGCGGCGCCGGCACCCGCGTCCTCGGCCGCCTGGACACCGCCTACGGAGCCCGCCCCCTCGGCGAGCTGGCCTCCGAGGCGCACCGGTACGCCGACTGGTACCGGGTCGACGGCTTCCTGCTGGACCGCTGCCCGTCCGGGCAGGCGGAGCTTGACGGGATCCGCCACACGGTCGCCGCCGTACGCGCGATCCGCGACGACGCCCACATCGTGCTCGGCCACGGCATCCACCCGCACCCCGGTTACGCGGAGAGCGCCGACCAGTTGGTCACCTTCCGCGGGCCGTGGAGCGACTACCGCTGGTCCCAGGCGGCGGAGTGGACCGCCGACCATCCGCCCGAGCGCTTCTGCCACCTCGTCCACGGGGTCCCGCGCGCGCACCTCGACGAGGCCCTGCTCATCGCGCGCCGCCAGGGCGCCGCGACGGTCTACTTCACCGACCGCACGGACGGCACCGCTCGCGCGGGCCGCTCCGGCGGCACCGGCACGACCGGCGGCATCGAGGGGCTCGGCGATCCCTGGGAGGCCATGCCCGGCTACTGGGACGACATCGTCTCGCGCATTGGAACAGGTGTCTCGGAATGAAAAAGCCCGTGGCAGTGTTACGGGGAGAACAACCGTAATGACTGACCGACCAACGGAGTCCCCGTGTCGCTGCCACCCCTGGTCGAGCCGGCCCCCGAGCTCACCGTAGACGAGGTCCGCAGGTACTCCCGCCACCTGATCATCCCCGACGTGGGGATGGACGGGCAGAAGCGGCTGAAGAACGCCAAGGTGCTCTGTGTGGGCGCCGGCGGCCTGGGCTCGCCGGCGCTGATGTACCTGGCCGCCGCGGGCGTCGGCACGCTCGGCATCGTGGAGTTCGACGAGGTCGACGAGTCGAACCTGCAGCGCCAGATCATCCACAGCCAGTCCGACATCGGCCGTTCCAAGGCGGAGTCCGCCCGTGACAGCGTCAAGGGCATCAACCCGTACGTGAACGTGGTCCTTCACGAGGAGCGGCTCGAGGCCGACAACGTGATGGACATCTTCAGTCAGTACGACCTGATCATCGACGGTACGGACAACTTCGCGACCCGTTACCTGGTCAACGACGCCTGTGTGCTGCTG contains the following coding sequences:
- a CDS encoding NAD-dependent epimerase/dehydratase family protein; amino-acid sequence: MRVLLIGANGYIGRFVADRLLADPAVQLTALGRGDDADVRFDLATGSPGALTRFLDAVQPGVVINCAGATRGGARELTRHNTVAVATICEALRRSSCSARLVQIGCGSEYGPSQPGSSTAEDAVPRPGGPYGVSKLAATELVLGSGLDAVVLRVFSPAGPGTPAGSPLGRLAEAMRRAMQSGDGELRLGGLGVQRDFVDVRDVARAVHAASLSAAQGVINIGSGRAVRLRDVAATLARVAGYGGALHELDGPHGTPLRPAIGHPRTESLSHRAEALTHPRSELLSHLGHQGHAGPPGHPGHSVAARADADHPPAPPVAYPYPDGCGSWQQADVRTARDRLGWRPRINLEESLADIWMEAACRI
- a CDS encoding spherulation-specific family 4 protein; amino-acid sequence: MPYLTSAKAGTPKAGVGIGFGVPGLAHPLVAPGEWARLARPGTPLHWVVLDVAAGPGVRPDPLCREEAGRLRGAGTRVLGRLDTAYGARPLGELASEAHRYADWYRVDGFLLDRCPSGQAELDGIRHTVAAVRAIRDDAHIVLGHGIHPHPGYAESADQLVTFRGPWSDYRWSQAAEWTADHPPERFCHLVHGVPRAHLDEALLIARRQGAATVYFTDRTDGTARAGRSGGTGTTGGIEGLGDPWEAMPGYWDDIVSRIGTGVSE